The sequence GGTAAGTATGCAGCTCATATATGTACTAAAGGACTTGCATAAGGTCACATGAGTTCTTTTTACTACttttgaaaacaatataatataaggaATGCCAGATCCACTCAGCCCACGATAACATTGAAATATACTCATGCTGATTTACTCTGCCGGGAAACGCGGACGGCCTGTCATTGGAGTAATGTAAAGGATATTGTGTATGGGTACTTTGTAatacatattactgtatttgcagCGGGCAATGATTTATCTTGCAGCTATTTTTCATTATAAGCGTGTTTTAGTGCAAATAAAGCATAATTGAAATGCCATCTTGATCTAGGTTTCCCTGGCCGATTAATAATTTACGCTGCCAGTACAAAATATACAACTCGCAAAGCCAAATGTTGAGAAAGTCAGTTCAATATGTGAAATAGACATGAAATATTATGTTGAAAGCTCATGAAAACACCAGCTTGATTTAACATCAGCCTTGTTTAAGTTTCACCAGTGAAAGTTCTTGTCTAATTGTTTTGCTATGGTTACAGTAAGTGTTTTATGGACACCGTTTTTGGTGATGACATACTCCACCAAATTAGAAGTGTTAATAACTAAAGTTAATGTGaattaatatatgtttaaaagttGTTTTGAAGGAACTTTCTATAAAAGGTGGTATATGTTACTGTAGGACCTACAGTGTAGGTGACATTTACCTATATACTGGCTGCTGCTGAGGGAGATCAGCCATGATAGATGGTAAGAGGACACTATAATCTCTAGACAATTGTTAAAACATGGACTAGTTAAAACACCCTCCTGCCTGACACTGTAGGGGTATCAGGCAGGGTCTTGGAATCAGTGAAGTGTGTCGGTGTCTCTTACTGCCGTGCCAGCTTTGTGTTGAGAAGTTGAGGTAGAGAAACCTTGACTGTTCTGACCCCCAAAAAAGTATGTCTTCATTTTATGTTTCCTCAAGTAGGTGAGGATGACAAAGTGAGCCGATTCAAGAGGTCAGTGGCCACTGGTGGATTCTTCATACCAGTTCTCAAGTCACGACCTACAGGGACCGGTAGCACTTATGACGTGAGCAAGCAGGACAGCGAATGGGACAATGAAGAAATAGTTGGTGCTATTGGAGGTTCCAACCAGGATAAATCCACTGTGAAGACATCTCAGGTGAAGCCACCACCTGAACAAATGAAAGTGTTCCGAATCGGGGATGATCTAGAGAATGAGCAGAACTCTCCGAAAGGAAGGAAGATGTTTTATGCTTCTAGCGATGGCCCGGCCAAGTCCAGCTTCCCCGGGAGCCTGTTTCCTTTGGAAGCTTCACCTAGACACCAGCGAAAAGCCTTAAACATCTCGGAACCATTTGCCGTGTCTGTTCCCTTGCGGGTCTCAGCAGTCATTAGCGCTAACAGTACTCCATGCAGAGGAAGTTCCAAGGAGCGCCACCTTCTCTCCAGCCTTGAGGAGCTACCGCTGCTGGAACCCGATCCAGGTGTCAAATCCACGTCTACAGAGCCAAGTAGCAAAACTGGACTTAAACCAGGAGCTCGATCATCCGAGGTGGCTGAACCAATAAAGATACTACATGAGCCAAGGAGACCTTGTCTAAAAGATCTAAGTCCAGAATTTTTTGAAGGTAAGAACGAAAAACTAAGATCCTCAAGGGGCATATTTGGTTTTCGggtgtttatacatttattttacaatatcatTACTCTATATATGAatgcaatataaaacaaaagcatTGTTAGATTATTACACGGAGGCACGCGGAAGAGGGTGATGTTGATGGGGTTTTAAAAGTTGCAATGTCTCTTGGGTGGAGTTTGGCAAATCTCTGAATGTTCCTTGCGGAATACAGATTAGAGACAAGAGTGTGAGTGTAAAGGGTTTGAGAGGGCACGGTGGACGTTCCTTACTTTGTGGAAGGATTTTTCACCACCACAAGGCGCCGGAGGGAGATTGGTTCTTGTCCCATACATTAAATGGGACACTTTTTGCACCTTCCAATTGATTTGTACTTGGTGGGTCTATTGGTCCCTGCTGGGCCTACAGGAGCCTTACACAGGGCACAGGCTGGGCTTCCATGGGTGGACAAAGCCATACACCTAGGGCACCAGGTTTTGGGGGACGCCTAAAACTCTGTATGAGTAAGGGGAGGGGTCCAGACGGCGAGTGGGCACCTAGACATACCTACCGGCCCTGCGGACTGGGCTTACCTTGTTGCCTCTTCCTCCACTGACACAGTTGGCCTGACTCATGCTACCAAGGCTATAGACAACACTATCAgctcatttctgataatgcagcTACCTATTGTTTTACTAGGCATTGAGGCTACTATGATAACACCTGCAGCTTCCAACAGAGTAAACACAGTTTGGAACTCTTTGAAACATTTTATCGATGCAAAATTGATAACAATACCTCGTTAATGCTCTTCTTTTCTTCATTTTGATGTTTTCACAGAAGATGATCGAACGCTGACGCTCAAGGAAATATTATTGGAAATGTCCCAATTACCTGACTTGTTGCCAATCTCTGCAGCGGACAGGAAGCCGGCTGAACCCACATTGATGTCCGTCAATGAGATACATCAAGTAAGTGACGTGGAGCCGAACAGGTCAGAAATACAACCAATGATGACACCAGAGACGACTCCGATAAATGACCTGGATAAGCTGTTACCCAATAACCAGGTAGGAGCATACTCAGTGACAGGATTGGGAAATTCACCCTAGAATCTACTACGTGTTCACTTCCAGCTAACTACAGATGGAGTAGAGTTTGTTGCAGTGAATAGTGCACTATTGCACACAATAATTTTCCACTTGCACCTAAGCCAATTAGAAATCAGCCACAAGAGATGACATTAAATCCACTGAGTTCAATTTTCTACCCTTATTGTTGACCTAAACCAGAATCCTAGACCACTTGGAAATAAGTCGTTAATTTGAAGTCAGAACATAGTTCCATACTTACCGAAAAGTCTTGTCACAAGATGTCCAATTTTTTGTGAGGTATTTAGTTCTGAACCTTTGCGTAGTACAAATACACTAATGAGTTGAGTCATAACATGATATACAAGATTCAAAGCCTGTTTTGTTGTGCGGCCATATTTCAaatttctgtttttgtttctctATTAAGGAGGACGATGATTCCATCACTCTCTTGAACCCGCTTTGGTCAAATATACAACATGAGCTGAAGATTATCGAGTCCGAAGAAGATCTTGACGTACATTCAGAAATTGTCTCGGAAACATCACCAACTACTCcaaataagaattgtgtaaaacTAGATTCTTCTTCGGATGGGTTACCTGGACTGTGTAAAGAAAAAGATATTTTATACTCTTTAGGAGTGACCAATGGTGGCATTAGAGAGGAAAGCAGAAACCAAAATGATGATTTAATCCCTCCAATTACGATAGAACTGGAAAATGTCAAAACCCTACCTCAAGAGACACATCAATGCAATGACCGAGAGCTAACCTTTATCGATGGGCAAGGTTCACGGTCGAATCCCGCAACGCCTACTGAAGATGCCAGTGTTCGATTCTTAAACCTTGCACCCATTAAAATAGTTGAAAGGGTTTCAGGTCTGAAAGAAGAAGAACCTCAAACAGAAGGTGATGAAAGGTTGCAAGTGAGTGTGGATTTAGAAAGAGAAGAAGATTTGGAAAGTAAGTCAGGCGAGAGAAAATCGAGTGAGTCTTTAGAGAACGATGATGAACTTGGAGCGGAAAGTACGCATACATTTGAGCTGGAAGAATTGGAAGATCACCACTGGGTAACAAGTCCACTACACTCTCCAAAATTAAAGAACATTTTAGAGAAGGAAGTACCAGGAATACAGCCAAAGAGGAGAGGAACCACGGGGGATCTATATAAAAGACCAGGGTTTACACGTAGTTTGTCTCTGGACAGCAAAGACACTCGAACAAGTCAGTGGACACTGAAACTTGCCGGAATCAAAGCAGAGGGGGGTTCTTATATAAGATCAAGGGCTGATCATCTATTTAACCAAAATTTACAGAGTGAGCCAAGACAAGTTATATCCAACCTTCCAGAAGACCCAATCCTTGGAAGTGAAATTGATTCTTGTTCTAAAACTGAGATCATTGACAGAACATCGCATATTGAACCTGTAGTAAAACCTTCACCGATGAAGGGCAGTGAGCTTCTAAATCCTACTGTGATATCACCTGCAGTCCCATTAACTTCATTAGATATTTTGCCTAATGTCCAGGAGGTAAACACTTCAACCAACGTTTGTAACCAAGCTCAGGCAAATGAGAACAGAATTGTTGACAATGAAGATGCGTCGCAGAAACCAAATAGTCGACCATCATCTTTGACTTTAGATTTACCTTCCACATCAggggacatttttacatttgaaaaTGCAGCCACTCCCAATTCTGTTGAGGTAAGAGGCCAACAGGTCCATCAGTCAAGTACAGCCACAACAATATCATTGTACAACCGATCGAAAAGCCTTAACCAGAAACCGCTCTCTTCCTTGCCAAACCAAAGCACGGACTTGGATTACACATCAACAGATCATGCACCGGCAGGTCGCCGTAATTCCGCTCCTGTGAGTGTTTCTGCAGTTAGGGCTTCTTTTATGATAAAAATGTGCCAAGCCAAGGCCGTACCAGTTATACCACCAAAGGTCCAATACACACAAATCCCACAACCATTGCAGACAGTAAACACAGATTCTGAAGTTCTGATGCTTGATGATAAAGCTGCGATCATTGAGCCCGTCTCGACTCCAAAGCAGATTTTACCCTCAATTACAGGACATAACGACATTCCACAGAGCCCAAAAACAGAGGCCGAAGCTGTAGAGGAGAAGGAGAATAATGATCCAGTTGCTATTGATACTTCCTATCATTCCAGTTTGAACTCTTCTGCAGATAGTAACCACGGTGTTCCTCAAGATGTTCCAGTTCTCCGTAGGAAGCGAACTTCCGATGGGGAAGCTTCCGGGGACACACCTTTGTCATCCAAAATGGAACGACCTTCTGGACTTTCAAAGCCCTCGTTCAGGTCCAGACCAGGAAGACCTCAAAGTCTCATTCTGTTTAGCCCACCCTTTCCCATTATGGATCACCCATCGGTTGACTCAAGAATGTTTCTGGCTCCTATTAAAAGTCCGACACAGACCACGTCCCAAGAGTCCACGTGTGAACACCAGAGGACCCCAGATGGGGTTATTCTCAGGAATAAAATGACAATCCCCAAAAACGGTCAAAGGCTAGAGACATCTACAAGTTGCTTCTACCAACCGCAACGGAGATCTGTCATCTTGGACAGTCGGAGCGGTAGGCAAATTGAATAGCTACAGAGAAGGGGTTAGATATAATCCCAAACGTGTCTATAAAATGATACAATGATCTATGCAAAATAGGAAAAATCTGTTGATTtgtgaacatttttgtttttgctgttcAACTGCCTTTCTTTAGAACGCGCAAGACGATCATTTTTTAGGTCCACCTGTATCTTAAAATGTCATAATAAAGCATCATGTTTAATGAGTGTGACCTGTTTTAGAGACCTAAGAAATATCCTGTTTTTGAGCTgtcagtttttgttttgttaacctATTTTTTTTGCCTGTTGGCCGTTATCGTGTTTTATTCTAAAATATTAACAATACTGTATAGCTGCAGTGCAGTTAACATACTTTGACTAATCACGAGATAATGAAGATTTGTTACAAATAAATCTTTACATCCACGTGTAAAATAGCGCAGTCTTGTGGCGGTTCGCATCAGTGTATGTATAAAATGTTAAGACAAAGTCACAAATGTACATTTTAACGCCTGCGTTTTTACCATAAGCCTACACTTATActaacactatgggctagatttactaagctgcgggtttgaaaaagtggggatgttgcctatagcaaccaatcagattctagctttcatttatttagtacattctacaaaatgacagctataatctgattggttgctataggcaacatctccactttttcaaacccgcagcttagtaaatctagccctataagtCAGTAGAAGTGTATACACGTATACAGTTCAAAATGGAAACTCGACAGCACTTTGCAAAAAAAGTCTAGAGTTCAAAATAGTACATTTAAAGCGTCATATCGCCTTTGTACGGCGGAGACAGATGTTTGGTGGTGTGAGACAATATTCTACCTATTAATTTCACTAGTGCCTCACAaaatgcctcgtgcctcagtgaagtcactggttcctagtgaatcgataggctgcgttctcatgaaTACTGGTACAGCCGGCAAATTGGATGCCACCGCTGTATGTGTAAGGCGCAAGTGTACTTTAAGCAGAGCAACTATCGTTTTGTTTTATTgagggttttattttttataattgtttaaacattttagatGGTCCACGTGAaagaatattgtatattataatataatgataaGCTTTTATCAGCCGTTGGCTCCGCCGTACAGCTTTGTTGAACATTGTGCTTTCTGCAAGACAACCTTTTCTTTGAAGTTAGGCGAGTCACGTCGTTGATGAGGGATGTCGTTGGTGAAGAGGGGTTTCCACCTTCAGAAGAATTTGATTTAATGCTATGTTTGCGCACTTGTGCAACTTTTACTATATACATTGATTTAACTTTGTAGCTTCCTAtacaccatgggcctgagtcattaaggaaagtaaggcaaaaaaaaggaataaatgttctccgggacaaaccatgttttaatgcaaggggtgcacattagtttattgttttgtacataagttaaatactggctgttttttcatctagcacacaaatacttgatagcttgatttttacactgaaatttaaagttgatttaagaCATGCCCTaagccaactataaatctgtccccacattttaaatttacctccccctccaatggaacaaggttttgcccaggtgcaaagttactcctttttttatgctttgctctccttaatgactcaagccccatGTCTTTAGCCCGGGCAGGAATGTTTAATTGGGTGACAACACAAAGCTGCTCTTTGAATACCGGTGTATGCaaatgcagagagagagagaactgccTGATGATACTGATacgtggctgaaaagcacagaccgAAAGTAGAAAGACAAAGCAATGTACAAACCAATAAGTTAAAGTTATCTGGAGGTGGAAGCCTCTCTCTTAAAGTTTAGCTCTCTCTCCGGTTTGAACAGTCACCTGCAATGAGGAGATGTCTTCATACCTAGGTTTGCAACAGTTACAAAGAGTATAACATTTGGCGTTACCCAGGTAGCGCAGTGGAGCTGgctgtaatatatgtatactgtCTGTGTTGTGTAACTATTTGtgacatatatatgcagtgtttctgaaacatatttgtacaataatataaatatgaagaatataagtaaatatatataagtgGGGGGGTCTGTGAAGAAGACCCTTAAAACTGGACCAGAAGTCTTGCAGAAGGAGGTGCTAatttaatgtcttttttttgtttctttacatttaataaaactgGAATCTGTAAATGAAGTATTGCGATACTCCCCTGCAGCACGCAGACACGTCACAGTCCACCCGGCTGCCCAGGCACTGATGGGTTAATCGCTGTCCTgattaggtgggggggggggggggataaatatTCTTACAGCTGTATAGTTGTTGGCGGTTTTATTTCATGTACTTTCGAGTCcagttttttgtttagttttttttttactgcagtttGGTCttgaaaataaacacatttttataagaaataaatctGTCTTTATGTCTCTTTATTGGCTACGGGAGATTCATTTTTCAGGTAGAAGGTGACACTTTAgaacagaggtgtccaagttcagtcctcaaaggcttccaacaggtcatgttctaaggatttctgtctgtagaaacaggcgGGATAGTTACTGACCCAGGAATAATAGATGAACTCCCCTGTgcgtgattaaagaaatcctgaaaacatgaactgttggtggcCCTTACGGACTGAACCCGGACACCTCTGCTTTAGAAGGTGGTCACCATCTAAGGACGGCATCGTAAATCTTACAGCCCCTGCTCCTGTATGTccgtatagggcctgatttagagttgaagcCGAGGATACGCTGATCTTGTACGAGCGCACACGCGGCTGCACAGTGTTTTTTTGCCGTCTGTATTTTGAGTCGCATCCTTAAATCTATAGAGAGGCACCCGGAGCGAAGATGGGTCAGTACGTCCCCCCATCAGGAACTCCCAATCTTGCATGCAGTCTAAGTAGGTGCAACAGTTTCATCTCGGATCCAACATATATCGAGATCTGTGTAGCGCAAAATAAGAAGCATTTCATAGGGATGAGCTTAACTTGTGTCTGTGCGCACTCACTGTACTCGCCCGATAAATCCCTCATCTGCCGCTCCCGAACGCGGGATAACTCTCCTCTTATAACCCCTGCCTGCAGGGGGAGCCACCAGCTCAGTAGATGAAGGAGACAGATAAAAGGGTAATTAAAGGAAATCCATTGGCCACAGTATTTATTGAATACTTAAATGGACAAAGCAGCTAGattgcatataatatataacaaaatatattggGTACCAATAATCTGCAGAAGTCTGCGCTGTATCAGCATTGAATCAATTTCTAGACCTAAGAACTTTATATACTAACTCGGGCGTTCTGTCTTATCTTGCGCTAATAGGCCCCCGAAACGATCTACCAACTGACCTCAAGATCTCACATATCAAGTAGTCCCTCTGTCTATATACAGCCCCAACATGATCCTAAGCCCTCGTTCCCACCACCAATCCCTACTCCTCAATTATAGtgtacaaatctacgataataataacaataccaTTACACCATATTCCACATATCTTCATTTGTTCCAGGGTCTTCTacccactctcccggaacgtccgggagactccagaatatCAGGAaatcctcccggaagagtaggcatccctCTCTTATCCTGCCAGATCTTCTTGCGAAGTGGGTGGGGCTGTGATGTAGTTTGATGCCAATGAATTGCGTCATGGGAGCCCCGACCACTTTGCAGTCCCGTCGCTTGCCCTGCAAATTAGGCAACCGcggtcttctttattccagctaATATTAacctaaaaaatgtaaatattcttgATTGCAAAGAatcagaaaaaataaatgaaaggtatttTATAAAACAGTGTTTGCACTTAATACAATCACAGGCGCTGCGGCCGGCTTGATATTTGCAGAAATCCCCTCTCCTGTGATTACGTATATATGTGTTGAATTATGAgttgaaataaataataagaccCTTCCCCCCCTCCTCTATAGGTCTGTACAGAGGGACAACATAAAACAGTGTCTGACATATACAGGTGTTAGTCACtatcaaataatatatttattcctTGACATAATACAGTTGTCATCTCTGGAGCTTAACTAGacttataagaaataaaaaaaaaatgaaataaagtaaatTCATGATGACAGCACATTATAAAAACCATGAACAAAACACCTTGTAGATTTCTAATGATTTATGCATGAATTATAAGCTCTGTTTTACAGTGTCAGCAATTTATGTCCTGCATGAATATCCCATGAAGCAGGATTGCGAATCGTTTTTACAGAGGGCCAGGAAAGATAAACTAACATTTTCATCCATTATTAAGAATGAAAAATAGGTCAGAAAACCTGACATTCTCCTTTCTGTTCGCCATTCGTGTCCCGCTGTCCTATTCAAATTGCTGTATCTTCATCCTTGGAGCAAGTTTGGTAAACGTACTAAAAAATGCTAGTTGTCAGTGAGTGTAAAATATATTACCAGTGTAAGAAGCTTTAGAAGAAAGTGGTTTTAGATTCAGTGAAGTCTTTGAAAAGACTAGCAGGTGTTTTCCGTAAAACAATGCAGCTTCACAAGtcacacagtacagtataagAATATTAATTACTAATTATCTACATCAGTTTTACAGTATAAAAGATAGATGTGCGCTATTCCCAGTTGCTGCCACTAGATGGAGCTCTCCTGACAGCCAACCAGCTTCTAAAAGACTTGATTTGTACACTAGTAAATTGTTTGTTACTTTTAAGAGTCTGCGAATGGATGTTTCAGCAAGTAGTGACAAAAACTAAAGTAGAACTTATCccacaaaaaatatattgtttgtaacaatatatattgcagctatttttatcctcatttacattaaatcaaaaggtggcttagtggttagcacttttgcctcacagcgctggggtcatgagttcaattcccgaccatgaccttatctgtgtggagtttgtatgttctccccgtgtttgcatgggtttcttctgggtgctctggtttcctcccacactccaaaaacatactagtaggttaattggctgctatcaaatattaacccaagtctctctctgtcttgtctgtatgtatgtgtatgttagggaatttagactgtaagatccaatggagcagggactgatgtgaatgagttctctgtacagcgctgcggaatcagtggcgctatataaaataaatgatgatgatgaagggacgcGCTCTAAGAGGTGCGAGCAGGACATGATCCATTAGGTAAAGGGGAATGGCAATGGTCGTTGTAGGCGACATTGGTGTGCACAGCAATGTATGGGTTGTTAGGGAGGTTGTGGGAGACCTAGCTCTTCAgatgtgctagccacacccccgaGGGACATGTCACTCCCCAATGTTATGCAACCACTCCCACGTTGCACTTACTCTGTCACCAAATTCAAAGGTTGTGAGGTATGCTACTATGCTCGTCATTGTTTGGGGAAATGTGCTAGGTCTGCATGCTATGCAGTCCATAAATTCTCTTTCTTTGGCCCCACCCACTAATTGGCCTTCATAATATAGGGATTTC is a genomic window of Mixophyes fleayi isolate aMixFle1 chromosome 2, aMixFle1.hap1, whole genome shotgun sequence containing:
- the ARHGAP31 gene encoding rho GTPase-activating protein 31 isoform X3, producing the protein MKNKGAKSKLKRKGAFGCDLTEFLESTGQDVPLVLKSCADFIESHGVVDGIYRLSGVTSNIQKLRQEFGSDQCPDLTREVYLQDIHCVGSLCKLYFRELPNPLLTYQLYTKFTEAVSCTVDGDQLSRIQNVIEELPPSHYRTLEYLSKHLTHIASFSSTTNMHIRNLALVWAPNLLRSKEIEDSGCNGDAAFLEVRVQQVVIEFILNHVEQIFNKSPASPIKQRDGDDLFLTAKTAPIECRIVKSMTLPSGSLPMKLVSLEEAQARSLSATHPARKERRENSLPEIVPVTGTLFHTVIDLPENKRKLSTKSKKWKSIFNLGRSGTESKSKLSRNGSVFVRGQKEMSDKATIRPAKSMDSLCSIPAEVGEDDKVSRFKRSVATGGFFIPVLKSRPTGTGSTYDVSKQDSEWDNEEIVGAIGGSNQDKSTVKTSQVKPPPEQMKVFRIGDDLENEQNSPKGRKMFYASSDGPAKSSFPGSLFPLEASPRHQRKALNISEPFAVSVPLRVSAVISANSTPCRGSSKERHLLSSLEELPLLEPDPGVKSTSTEPSSKTGLKPGARSSEVAEPIKILHEPRRPCLKDLSPEFFEEDDRTLTLKEILLEMSQLPDLLPISAADRKPAEPTLMSVNEIHQEDDDSITLLNPLWSNIQHELKIIESEEDLDVHSEIVSETSPTTPNKNCVKLDSSSDGLPGLCKEKDILYSLGVTNGGIREESRNQNDDLIPPITIELENVKTLPQETHQCNDRELTFIDGQGSRSNPATPTEDASVRFLNLAPIKIVERVSGLKEEEPQTEGDERLQVSVDLEREEDLESKSGERKSSESLENDDELGAESTHTFELEELEDHHWVTSPLHSPKLKNILEKEVPGIQPKRRGTTGDLYKRPGFTRSLSLDSKDTRTSQWTLKLAGIKAEGGSYIRSRADHLFNQNLQSEPRQVISNLPEDPILGSEIDSCSKTEIIDRTSHIEPVVKPSPMKGSELLNPTVISPAVPLTSLDILPNVQEVNTSTNVCNQAQANENRIVDNEDASQKPNSRPSSLTLDLPSTSGDIFTFENAATPNSVEVRGQQVHQSSTATTISLYNRSKSLNQKPLSSLPNQSTDLDYTSTDHAPAGRRNSAPVSVSAVRASFMIKMCQAKAVPVIPPKVQYTQIPQPLQTVNTDSEVLMLDDKAAIIEPVSTPKQILPSITGHNDIPQSPKTEAEAVEEKENNDPVAIDTSYHSSLNSSADSNHGVPQDVPVLRRKRTSDGEASGDTPLSSKMERPSGLSKPSFRSRPGRPQSLILFSPPFPIMDHPSVDSRMFLAPIKSPTQTTSQESTCEHQRTPDGVILRNKMTIPKNGQRLETSTSCFYQPQRRSVILDSRSGRQIE
- the ARHGAP31 gene encoding rho GTPase-activating protein 31 isoform X1, which produces MKNKGAKSKLKRKGAFGCDLTEFLESTGQDVPLVLKSCADFIESHGVVDGIYRLSGVTSNIQKLRQEFGSDQCPDLTREVYLQDIHCVGSLCKLYFRELPNPLLTYQLYTKFTEAVSCTVDGDQLSRIQNVIEELPPSHYRTLEYLSKHLTHIASFSSTTNMHIRNLALVWAPNLLRSKEIEDSGCNGDAAFLEVRVQQVVIEFILNHVEQIFNKSPASPIKQRDGDDLFLTAKTAPIECRIVKSMTLPSGSLPMKLVSLEEAQARSLSATHPARKERRENSLPEIVPVTGTLFHTVIDLPENKRKLSTKSKKWKSIFNLGRSGTESKSKLSRNGSVFVRGQKEMSDKATIRPAKSMDSLCSIPAEVGEDDKVSRFKRSVATGGFFIPVLKSRPTGTGSTYDVSKQDSEWDNEEIVGAIGGSNQDKSTVKTSQVKPPPEQMKVFRIGDDLENEQNSPKGRKMFYASSDGPAKSSFPGSLFPLEASPRHQRKALNISEPFAVSVPLRVSAVISANSTPCRGSSKERHLLSSLEELPLLEPDPGVKSTSTEPSSKTGLKPGARSSEVAEPIKILHEPRRPCLKDLSPEFFEEDDRTLTLKEILLEMSQLPDLLPISAADRKPAEPTLMSVNEIHQVSDVEPNRSEIQPMMTPETTPINDLDKLLPNNQEDDDSITLLNPLWSNIQHELKIIESEEDLDVHSEIVSETSPTTPNKNCVKLDSSSDGLPGLCKEKDILYSLGVTNGGIREESRNQNDDLIPPITIELENVKTLPQETHQCNDRELTFIDGQGSRSNPATPTEDASVRFLNLAPIKIVERVSGLKEEEPQTEGDERLQVSVDLEREEDLESKSGERKSSESLENDDELGAESTHTFELEELEDHHWVTSPLHSPKLKNILEKEVPGIQPKRRGTTGDLYKRPGFTRSLSLDSKDTRTSQWTLKLAGIKAEGGSYIRSRADHLFNQNLQSEPRQVISNLPEDPILGSEIDSCSKTEIIDRTSHIEPVVKPSPMKGSELLNPTVISPAVPLTSLDILPNVQEVNTSTNVCNQAQANENRIVDNEDASQKPNSRPSSLTLDLPSTSGDIFTFENAATPNSVEVRGQQVHQSSTATTISLYNRSKSLNQKPLSSLPNQSTDLDYTSTDHAPAGRRNSAPVSVSAVRASFMIKMCQAKAVPVIPPKVQYTQIPQPLQTVNTDSEVLMLDDKAAIIEPVSTPKQILPSITGHNDIPQSPKTEAEAVEEKENNDPVAIDTSYHSSLNSSADSNHGVPQDVPVLRRKRTSDGEASGDTPLSSKMERPSGLSKPSFRSRPGRPQSLILFSPPFPIMDHPSVDSRMFLAPIKSPTQTTSQESTCEHQRTPDGVILRNKMTIPKNGQRLETSTSCFYQPQRRSVILDSRSGRQIE
- the ARHGAP31 gene encoding rho GTPase-activating protein 31 isoform X2, with protein sequence MKNKGAKSKLKRKGAFGCDLTEFLESTGQDVPLVLKSCADFIESHGVVDGIYRLSGVTSNIQKLRQEFGSDQCPDLTREVYLQDIHCVGSLCKLYFRELPNPLLTYQLYTKFTEAVSCTVDGDQLSRIQNVIEELPPSHYRTLEYLSKHLTHIASFSSTTNMHIRNLALVWAPNLLRSKEIEDSGCNGDAAFLEVRVQQVVIEFILNHVEQIFNKSPASPIKQRDGDDLFLTAKTAPIECRIVKSMTLPSGSLPMKLVSLEEAQARSLSATHPARKERRENSLPEIVPVTGTLFHTVIDLPENKRKLSTKSKKWKSIFNLGRSGTESKSKLSRNGSVFVRGQKEMSDKATIRPAKSMDSLCSIPAEGEDDKVSRFKRSVATGGFFIPVLKSRPTGTGSTYDVSKQDSEWDNEEIVGAIGGSNQDKSTVKTSQVKPPPEQMKVFRIGDDLENEQNSPKGRKMFYASSDGPAKSSFPGSLFPLEASPRHQRKALNISEPFAVSVPLRVSAVISANSTPCRGSSKERHLLSSLEELPLLEPDPGVKSTSTEPSSKTGLKPGARSSEVAEPIKILHEPRRPCLKDLSPEFFEEDDRTLTLKEILLEMSQLPDLLPISAADRKPAEPTLMSVNEIHQVSDVEPNRSEIQPMMTPETTPINDLDKLLPNNQEDDDSITLLNPLWSNIQHELKIIESEEDLDVHSEIVSETSPTTPNKNCVKLDSSSDGLPGLCKEKDILYSLGVTNGGIREESRNQNDDLIPPITIELENVKTLPQETHQCNDRELTFIDGQGSRSNPATPTEDASVRFLNLAPIKIVERVSGLKEEEPQTEGDERLQVSVDLEREEDLESKSGERKSSESLENDDELGAESTHTFELEELEDHHWVTSPLHSPKLKNILEKEVPGIQPKRRGTTGDLYKRPGFTRSLSLDSKDTRTSQWTLKLAGIKAEGGSYIRSRADHLFNQNLQSEPRQVISNLPEDPILGSEIDSCSKTEIIDRTSHIEPVVKPSPMKGSELLNPTVISPAVPLTSLDILPNVQEVNTSTNVCNQAQANENRIVDNEDASQKPNSRPSSLTLDLPSTSGDIFTFENAATPNSVEVRGQQVHQSSTATTISLYNRSKSLNQKPLSSLPNQSTDLDYTSTDHAPAGRRNSAPVSVSAVRASFMIKMCQAKAVPVIPPKVQYTQIPQPLQTVNTDSEVLMLDDKAAIIEPVSTPKQILPSITGHNDIPQSPKTEAEAVEEKENNDPVAIDTSYHSSLNSSADSNHGVPQDVPVLRRKRTSDGEASGDTPLSSKMERPSGLSKPSFRSRPGRPQSLILFSPPFPIMDHPSVDSRMFLAPIKSPTQTTSQESTCEHQRTPDGVILRNKMTIPKNGQRLETSTSCFYQPQRRSVILDSRSGRQIE